GTATTTACTCCAATAATCACCGTCTACAAACAGAGGAATATTTTGCCAACCGCCTCCAAGTGGTTGTCCCATAGAAGTGTTCAAAACATTTTGTTTTCCAACTCCTTGTAAATATACAGACATGTCAAAATTCTTATATTCCATGTTTAGTGAACTGCCAAAAATATATCGAGGTAGAGAGCCACCAAGTAATACTCTATCATAATCTGAAGAAATGTTACCATCAGGAACACCTTTAGGACCACTCACATCTAAAAATTTGATATCTCCCACTCCTATAGCGCTGTTAACCTTAGGATATTTGTCAAGTTCTTCCTGAGTCAAAAATAATCCATCCGATAAATAACCATACCATTCGTCGAATTCACTTCCTTTCTTCCTAATTTTTGAACCAATAAATTCAGTTCCACCAAGGTCTCCCATTATTGATTTAAAGTCAGAAATATTAATGGATGCAGAATATTTAAATTCTTCAATTTTGTCATTCCATGTTAGCTGCAATTCATATCCTTCAGTATACATTTTACCTGTATTCTGTTGTGGATTATCAAATCCCATGTATTTAGGTATTTCAAGTGCAAGTAGCATATCATGAGTTGTTTTTTTATAAATATTCCCTATGAATTGCAGCTTATTATTAAATAAATTTATATCTATGCCGGCGTTCCATGATTCAGTATTTTCCCATGAGATATTTTTAATAGCATAATTTACTTGAGCCGCAGTCTTCACTCCCATTGCATTTCCTCCGTAATACATTACAGCATCACCAAAAGAAATTTTTGACTGATAAGGATAGTAGCCTATTCTTTCATTACCTAGTAATCCCAATGATCCTCTCAACTTTATAAATGAAATAATTGAGTTTGATTTAAAAAAAGACTCTTGAGAAATCACCCACGCAAGAGCAATAGAAGGAAATGTTGCCCATCGATTATTTTTATGGAATCTTGATGAACCATCTGTCCTAAGATTAGCTTGAAAATAGTATTTAAATAGGTAATTATAGTCCAACCGTCCAAAATAAGATATGTATGAGTTTTCATAAGCATTTCCGTTGTTGAATTGATAATTTTCATCACCAATACTTAGGTATGGATAATTATTTAAGTCGAATCTTGTTCTTGAAGCTGACAGATTCTCATTTTTAAAGGAATAATCTTCATATCCGGCCAATAAATTGAAATTATGTTTTTCATCAATAGAATTTACATAATTAATCAAAAATTGTTTTGTTACTTGCAAAGCATCATTTCGATTTTCGTATAATTGGGTTTGTGTCCGTCCATATAGAAATACATCGAATCTTGAAGGATCATCCATTGTGTAAGCTGACACTGTTGGCAGAAAACTTTTCTGTTTTAAATGTGTAAGTGTTGGTGAAATTACAGCTGTGAGAGTCAATTCTTCAATTGGTTTAAAGTCGATAGAAGCTTTTGCTCCAAGTCTACTATTTATACTATTGTTAAAGCCTCCATATTTCATTAAGCCGTATGGATTTTCAGATGCTTTTCCTCCAGCAACCCGTCCATCTGACCATTCAGCAGGATATATTGAAGGCATCATTCGTGCTTCATATATCGGATCGTATGATGCATCATTACTGTTATTCCTTGTATAATAAACATTAATATTTGTTTTCAAAGAGTTTGAAAAATCGATAAGATTATTAATTCTTGCAGTATAGCGTTCATTATAGCCATTATCGAAATTATATAATAATCCATTTTTTTCATAATTAAAAGAGCCAACAGTGAAAATTCCCTTTTTCCCAATGTTAAAATTGAAATTATGTTTTAGTCTTTGTGCGCTATTGGCAAAAATTAGTTTTTGCCAATCTGTATTAGGATACAAATTTGGATTTTCCTGGTTAAGTTTTGTGTAATTTTCTATTAAGTTTTGTGAGTAGATTGGAAATTCATTTGTATTATTATTGTTATCA
This portion of the Petrimonas sulfuriphila genome encodes:
- a CDS encoding TonB-dependent receptor; the protein is MKINTSSDHFLIKKSDFKDLFNIMKICLFLLFAFTLQLMATNTNAQDAIIELKSNSVTVSQLISEIEKQTDYLVVYSNREVNTSRTVSLKNKSDKVSEYLNQTFSGTDIGYDFEKNYIVLSKKAEETASILTNLTQTLQQQGKTVRGTVTDSNGEPVIGATIVVKDNPSQGTVTDIDGNFILSNLPENAVLQITYVGMKPQEASTAGRNTISVVLDTDVELLDEVVVVGYGTQSKRDLTGAIATVKGDELVNRGVSNVSQALQGASPGVMVTRSGGRIDRSASIRIRGITTIGDSNPLVIIDGVSGMSIDDINPNDIESISVLKDAASASIYGSRAAAGVILIATKKGRQDVSEFSYNFEYGILKPSQLPEFTSAVRYMEMANELAWNDNNNNTNEFPIYSQNLIENYTKLNQENPNLYPNTDWQKLIFANSAQRLKHNFNFNIGKKGIFTVGSFNYEKNGLLYNFDNGYNERYTARINNLIDFSNSLKTNINVYYTRNNSNDASYDPIYEARMMPSIYPAEWSDGRVAGGKASENPYGLMKYGGFNNSINSRLGAKASIDFKPIEELTLTAVISPTLTHLKQKSFLPTVSAYTMDDPSRFDVFLYGRTQTQLYENRNDALQVTKQFLINYVNSIDEKHNFNLLAGYEDYSFKNENLSASRTRFDLNNYPYLSIGDENYQFNNGNAYENSYISYFGRLDYNYLFKYYFQANLRTDGSSRFHKNNRWATFPSIALAWVISQESFFKSNSIISFIKLRGSLGLLGNERIGYYPYQSKISFGDAVMYYGGNAMGVKTAAQVNYAIKNISWENTESWNAGIDINLFNNKLQFIGNIYKKTTHDMLLALEIPKYMGFDNPQQNTGKMYTEGYELQLTWNDKIEEFKYSASINISDFKSIMGDLGGTEFIGSKIRKKGSEFDEWYGYLSDGLFLTQEELDKYPKVNSAIGVGDIKFLDVSGPKGVPDGNISSDYDRVLLGGSLPRYIFGSSLNMEYKNFDMSVYLQGVGKQNVLNTSMGQPLGGGWQNIPLFVDGDYWSKYNSEEQNNLVHHPKLSSRTSSSNYTTSNHFMFNGRYLRLQNLTFGYNLPKSFLEKINMQKCRFYVSGFDLFSIDKYPKGWDPESSAVGYYPITSSFHFGISLIY